CACGTGCATCGAGGCCGCGATCTTCTCGCCGACGAGGATCGCGGTCAGGTTGGTGTTCGCTCGAGTCGCCCACGGGAACACGCTCGCGTCGGCCACTCGCAGGCCTTCGACACCGAGCACCCGCCCCGCCGGGTCGACGACGACCTCCGGATCGTTCGGATCTCCCATCCGGCACGAGCCGCTCGCGTGCACGGTGTCGGTGACGTGCGTGAGCGCGAACTCGGCGAACTCCCGATCCGACATCTCCGTCTCGGGCAGCGTCATCTCCGGGCCGAAGCCCATCGCGACGGCGATCCGCTGGAGTTCCGGCTGACGGGCGACGGCCCGCATCTCGTCGAACACGGCGCGGAACCGGCGCAGGTCGTCCTGGGTCGAGAGCATGTCGAAGTCGACCGTCGGGTCGACCGTCGGGTCGGTGGAGGCGAGCCGGACGGCGCCGGTCGAGGTGACCCGGTTGCCCCAGCCGATCAGCCCGGAGACCGGGACGCCGATGCCCATGGCGCCGGGCAGGGCGATCATCGCGTCGTTGACCTCGTCGCCGACTCCGGTGGTGAAGCGCAGGCAGAGCTGCCCGCGCTCCGGCTGCCCGCGATAGTCCGGCGGTCCGTGCAGCGCGATGAGCAGGACGAGCCCCGGATGGTCCTGGAGGCCGTGTCCGACGGGGAGGTCCACGACGGGGTCGATGCCCAGCCGCCGCAGATCCGCCGCGGGGCCGATGCCGGAGCGCTGGAGGATCGCGGGGGAGTGCACGGCGCCCGCCGACACGACGACCTCCGCCGCCCGGAACTCGGCGACCTCGCCGTCGACGATCGCCCGCACCCCGACGGCTCGCCCGTTCTCCAGCAGCACGCGGTCGACCACGGCGCCGCCGATCACGTGGAGGCCCGGGCGCGACCTGGCCGGTTCGAGATAGGCGTCGTTCGTGGAGACGCGCCGCTCCCCGAGGCTGGTGAACGCATACGGGGACACGCCGGTGGAGCCGGGGGCGTTGTGATCGGGTGCCCAGGGGTGGCCCAGCCGCTCGGCGGCGGTGTCGACGGCGGCCTCGACCGTGGCGAAGTCCTCGCGGCGAGGCCTGCGGACGGGCGTCGGTCCTGTCGAGCCGTGGTAGGGCTCGTCGGGGAAGTCCAGGTCGTTCTCCATGCCGGTCAGCAGCGGAAGGACGTCGTCGTAGCCCCAGCCGGTGCAGCCGGCGGCCGCCCAGCCGTCGAGGTCCGCCACGTCCGCTCGGATCGCGAAGAGCCCGTTGATCGCGGAGCTGCCGCCCACACCGCGTCCCCGGATGTAGGGCAGCGGCGGCTGCGCCGACGACCTCGTGGCCACCAGGTTCGGGAAGGTATGGGTCTGGGCTCGATGGAGGGCCAGCTTGATCTTGCCGGGCTCGATGCTCTGGAGATCGGCGGCCGTCTCGGCGGAGCGGTAGTCCGGGCCCGCCTCGAGGACCAGTACCCGTCGCTGCTCGTCCTCGGTCAGCCTGCTCGCGACCGCCGCTCCCGCCGATCCGGCGCCGACGATGATCGTGTCGTACACGAGGTCTCTCTTTCGGTCGTCTGTCTGCGGCATGAGCGTCCGAGGCGATGGGACGTGCCCGCCGGGCCTCGAATGGCGGCGATTCGGTGCGGGGAGCGGGCGTTCAGTGCGGCCGACGTCGGCAGGGAGCACGCGTCGGGACAGGGCCGGGTGCGACGCCGGTGCCGTCGTCGTCGTGGGGCGCCGTGCCGACGGCGCCGTCGCCCGAGCCCGAGCCCGAGCCCGCGTCGGTGTCGGTGTCGGTGTCGGTCTGCGTGGGAAAGTCGCGGAGTACGCGTGATCCGGTCTCGGCAGGTGCCGCCGAGGACGAGCCGTCGGGCGTGGGACCGCCTTCGCGGCGCGCAGACGCCGTGCCGTCGGGCGCCGTGTCGCGACCGGCCCGCGCCGCCGCGAGGGTGCCGGGACGGCGGTGGAGGCTCCGTCTCGTCGACGCGGCCCGATCGGCCGAGGTGACGTGCATCTGGCGGCTCCTCCCGGACGGGGCCGCACCGGTCGTGCGGTGCGCGCCTCGACGGACAGGAGAAACCGTGCCCTTGCGGCACACTCAACCCGGTGCGGCGCACATCACAGGCGCGCGAGGGCACGTCGATCACCGAGCACGAGCCCGAGGGCGTCCCGGTTCGGTGTCGGCCGGCGATGACGAGCACCGGTGCGACGGCTGCCTGCCTGCGTGGTCTTCCGACCGCACGGCGGGTCGTCAGTGGGGCACGCGTCACCCGTGTGGTCCGGCCTGCCGGGCGGGGCCGTCCCGGGTCGAGTCGCCCGGCGTCGAGCGACGGGCACCCGGGGCATCGCCTGATCTCGACGGGCGGGAACCTAGACGGGCCGGAGATCCTGAAGGGCGGGGTCGCCCGGCGGTTCGTCGGGGACGGCCTGCCAGAGCGGCCTGCCGTGCCCGGCTGTCGAGCCGCATCAGGCGTGCGAGCCGCACCGAGCAGCACGCGGTGCTCGCGGCGCGGCGGGCAGCCGGGCGGGCCCGAGTCAGGCCGCGCCGGCCCGAGTCAGGCCGCGCCGGGCCGGTGGCTCAAGCCGTGCCGGTCGACCCGAGCCGTGCCGGTCGCCGACTCGGGTCGACGCCGCCGCCGGTGATCACGGCGGGCGGGGCCGTTCGAACGGGGTCGGTCAGAACGCGGCTCGTGCCCAGTCGGCGAAGGAGGTCGTCGGCAGGCCGAGTGCCGTGGCGTGGTCGGGATGCGCGGGCAGGGTGACCGCGCTGTAGTACTGCTGCGATCGGGCGAACTCGGGGGGAAGGCCGGCCGCCTCGGCCTCCGACTGGTCGGCGGGCAGGGTGATGGAACGACCGAGGACGTCGGAGAGGATCACGGCCACCTCGCGGTAGGTCAGCCGGTCGCTCGCCAGTTCCAGCTCCACGCCGTCGAACCGCTCCGGGTCGGCGAACGCGGCGGCGGCCGCGGAGCCGATGTCGGCGACGGCGACGAAGGGCTGCGGCACCTCGGGGTCGACGGCGGTCAACACGCGGTCGCGATCGTCGGGGAAGAAGGAGAACTCGCTCAGGAGGTTCTCCATGAACGTGCCCGGCCGCAGGAACGTCGTGCGGCGCAGGGCCGCCTCGCGCACGGCGTGCTCGGCGGCGGCCTTGCTGCGCCAGTAGTGCGTGACGAAGGCGCCCCAGCGTTCGGCGTCGAAGGGCTCGCGGGTTCCCGTTCCGGTGACCGAGGTGTGCACGATCTGCTCGACGCCCGCCTTCGCGGCGGCGCCCGCCAGGTTGGTCGCGTGCCGGACCTCCTGGTCGCCGAGCAGGTCGGCGAGGTTCGGCATCTGCACCGAGAACACGCCCCTGGCTCCCTCCAGCGCGGAGACCAGCGAAGCCGGGTCGTCGAGGTCGCCGGTGACGAGAGTGACGCCGCGCTCGGCCAGGGCTTCCGCCCGCGGCGCGGCGGGGTCGCGGACGAGGGCGCGCACCTGCTGTCCGCTCTGGAGCAGGGCCGTGACGGCGGCCCCGCCCTGCTGGCCGGTGGCCCCGGTGACCAGGACGAATGATGACTCTGACATGTCGACCTCCCGATGGACAATGGAAACGGGGTGGCACCCTGTTTCACTGTGGCACGATATGGGGCGCCACCCCGTTTTGTCCAGGGCGAAACGGCGACCTCCTCCGCTCCGGCTCGGCGAGTCGTCGCGGCGGCGGGCGATCGTGCTCGGTGTGCGGTGGCCGTCTCGGCGGGGTCGCGCGGCTGGTCCGTGTGTTCTCCAGGCGGCGGGCGGCGGGGCGGACGCCGTCGGAGTCGTCCGCGTCGCCATGTCCACCCTGGACGGTCGCGGCATCGACGGGCCGACCGGTCGACCAGAGCCTCGTGGAGAAGCGCCGCCGGGTCATAGAGCCTGGTGAGCGGCGGTGAACCTCGGTGACTCATCGGCCGATCGCGGAATCGCACCCGCCGCCTCCGTCGTGCCGGTGGGGTCGCCGCTCGGGGGCTCGCGCCCGCGATGTCGTCCGCGGATTCTGGCCGTCGCCGACCCGCTGCGCGCCCATGGAATGCGTCCGCGACGCCGATATCCGACCTCTCCGCCGCGCTGCCGCTTTTGCAAATTCGCCGCCGACTTTCGTTGACTTTGATCCGAAAGTCGCCCTTAGCTGAGAGCAACGCGGCCGTTGCGCAGCGGAGCGCGGGCCGCGCCCTGCCCGAGGAGGAAGGCCCATGCGGCTGCCCGTGGCCCTGCTCGCCGTGGTGCTGATGGTCGGGTTCCCAGCCCCGACCATGGCACAGCCCGACATTCCGCCGCAGGAACCGGGGGTGACGATGCGCGTCTTCGACGTGCAGGTCCTCCTGGAGGACTACTGCGTCCTGAAACCGTTCCAGACCCCCAACATCGACAAGCTCATGCCGACGATCGACTGGACGACCGAAGAGGACTTCGGCATCGCCGACCGGTTCGTCACCGAGGTCACCGGCTACCTGCACGTCGACGCCCCCGGCACCTACGACTTCCGTCTCACCAGTGACGACGGCGCCCGACTGTTCTTAGGCGGCACCGAGGTCATCGACCACCCCGGCAGGCACGGTGCGACGCCGAAGGACGGGTCGATCGACCTGACCGAGGGCCCCCACGCCCTGCACATCGACCACTTCGACGGCGACTTCGACCAGCGGCTGCTGCTGGAGTGGCAGCCGCCGGGCGTGGACGGCTTCACGGTGGTGCCCAACTCCGTGCTGAGCACCGACGCGGACGTCACCCGCGTCACCTCGCCCGGTCGCAAGGAGTGCGAGGGCGTCGACGAGTCCCCCGGTGACGGGCTGCCGCTGACCGGCGTGCACCCGAACTACACGCTGCACAACCTTCGTCCCGAGGGCTTCGAGCCGCAGGTCAGCGGCATCGAGTGGCTGCCGGACGACCGGATGGCGATCGCCACCTGGGGTGGCTCGCGCGACAGCGTCCGCGGCGAGGTGTACCTGGTGGACAACGTCGTCGGCGACACCGACCCGTCCGAGGTGACCTACAAGAAGATCGCCGAGGACCTCCAGGAGCCGATGGGCATCAAGTACGTCGACGGCACGCTGTACGTGTCGGAGAAGAACGGCCTGACCGCGCTCATCGACCACGACGGCGACGAGGTGACCGACGAGTACCGCACGGTCGCGACCTGGCCGTTCGGCGGCAACTACCACGAGTTCGCCTTCGGCCTGCTGTACGAGGACGGATACTTCTACGTCAGCCTGGGCATCGCGATGATCCCCGGCGGCTCCACCGCCGACCCGCAGCCCGTGGAGAACCGGGGCACCGCCCTCAAGGTCCACAAGGACACCGGCGAGGTGACCTACCTCGCGGGCGGGCTGCGCACGCCCAACGGCCTCGGCTGGGGCCCGGACGGCGACCTGTTCATCACCGACAACCAGGGCGACTACCTGCCGACGTCGAAGCTGGTGCACGTCAAGCAGGACCGATTCTTCGGCCACCACATGAACCCGGACGGGCCCTACGACGACCAGCCCGCGACCGAACCGGTCCTCTGGCTGCCGCACGGCGAGATCTCCAACTCGCCCACCAATCCGCTGCTGGTGCCGGACGGCGTCTTCGAGGACCAGATGATCTTCGGTGACGTCACCTACGGCGGCATCCAGCGGGCTTACCTGGAAGAGATCGGCGGCGAGTACCAGGGCGCGGTGTTCCGCATGACCCAGGGCCTGGAGGCGGGGACCAGCCGCATCAGCCTGGGCCCGGACGGCGCGATCTACACCGGCGGCATCGGGTCGGAAGGCAACTGGGGCCAGGCGGGCAAGCTTCGGCACGGCCTCCAGAAGCTGACCCTCTCCGGTGACGACGCGTTCGACATCCTCGAGATGCGGGCCGTCGACGGCGGCTTCGAGCTCGAGTACACCCAGCCGTTGTCCGAGGAGACCGCGCAGGATCTCGCGTCGAAGTACGCCGTCGAGCAGTGGCGGTACGTGGCCGCGCCCCGGTACGGCGGTCCGAAGGTCGACGAGGAGACCCTGGAGGCCACCTCGGCGACGCTGTCGGACGACCGGCGGACGGTGACGCTGGCGGTGGACGGTCTGAAGCCGGGCCGCGTCGTGTACGTGCACTCGCCCCGGCCCTTCGCCGACGAGTCCGGCGAGGAGCTGTGGAGCACGGAGGCGTGGTACACGCTCAACACGCTGCCGGACGGCACGACGGCCCCGGCGGAGTACGAGGCGGAGTCCGCCGCGCTGTCGGGCGGCGCCGACTACCACGACGAGCACGCCGGCTACTCGGGTTCCGGCTTCGTCTACCGCATGTGGGACCCGGGCGCGGGCGTCACCTTCGCCGTGGACGCCGGACAGGAGGGCCGCCACGACGTCGCCCTGCGGTACGCCAACGGGCTCAACCCCGATCATCCGAACCCGACGACGAAGTCGGTCAGCCTGTACCTCAACGGTGAGAAGCACAAGCAGGTCTGGCTGCCCCACACCGGGGCGTGGAACCAGTGGGCCGACCACGTCGAGACGCTGCCCCTGCGGGAGGGCGCCAACACCATCGCGTTCGTCCATGACGAGGACGACGAGGGGCATGTCAACTTCGACAAGCTCACCGTCACGCCCTCCGAACGGATCGTCCTCTTCGACGGGACGGACCTGGACGCCTGGGAGGCCGTGGGAGGCGGCGAGGCGACCTGGCCGGTGGCCGACGGCTCCATGGAGTCCTACGGCGGCGACATCCGTACCAGGGAGCGGTTCGGCGACTTCCGGATGCACGCCGAGTGGTACCAGCCGCACTACCCGCCGGAGGTCACCGGGCAGGCCCGAGGCAACAGCGGGGTCTACATCCAGGAGCGCTACGAGATCCAGGTGCTGGAGTCCTTCGGCATCGATCCGCCCGCGGCCGACGACGCGGGCGCGATCTATCTGAAGAAGGCCCCGGACGTGAACGCGGCGACGGAGCCGGGCACGTGGCAGACCTACGACATCGAGTTTCAGGCGGCCCGCTTCGACAGCGATGGTGAGAAGATCGCCGATGCCCGCGTGAGCCTGTGGTGGAACGGCGAGCTGGTGCACGACGACGTCGCGGTGGACGGCCCCACCGGGGCGGGACAGCCGGAGACCCCGGCACAGGGCCCGATCCGGTTGCAGGATCACGGCGATCCCGGGGAGAACCCGAGATTCCGTGACGTCTGGATCGAACGGCTCTGACGCACCCACGGCCCGGCGCGGCGTGCGGCCGGGCGCTCGGCGCGACCGGCGGTGATCGCCGGTCGCGTCGATGGTCGACAGGGGCGGCGTTCGCGTGACACGACGGCAGGCCGAGGCATCGGGCCGGATCGGACGGGTGTCGGACCGGATGGTGATCCGGCGGTGCTGATCCGCCCGGTGCCGATCTGGACGGTGCCGACCCGTACGGGCAGCCCCGCAGGTCACCGCCGCGGCTCCCAGCGGAAGTACATCGCGGCGAGCACGACCGAGATCACCACCCAGGCGGCCGTGGGAGCCAGCAGGAGCAGCGAGTCCGCGGGGGAGGCCCCGCCGTTCCAGCCCGCCACCACCAGTTCGGCGGCCGAGCCGCCGGGCAGCAGCCGCTTGAGCAGTGTGAGCTCCTCGGTGCCGCCGAAGCCGATCCAGCTGGCGAGGGCGATGGTGCCGACGCCGATGGGCAGCGTGGTCACCTGGGCGTGCTCCGGCGAGTTCGTGATCCCGGCCGTGGCCAGGCCCAGCCCGACCATCATGGCCACCACGGCGAGCACGGCCACGACCACGAGCGCGACGTCGGCGGGCGCCCCGGCGACGACGCCCAGCACGATCAGCACCAGCGCGGCCTGGAGCAGCGAGATCACGGTCACCGGGATCAGCAGGCCGGTGAGGATGCCCGCGTCGCCCGTCGCGGTGGAGCGCAGCCGCTTGAGGAAGAGGTTCTGCCGTCGGGAGGCGAGCGTGGTCACGGCCGTGGTGTAGAGCCCGAAGCCTGCGACGTAGAACACCAGCAGCGCGGCGATGACGCCGAGACCGCCGCCCAGCTGCTCGAAGACGTCGTGTTGATAGATGAAGAACGCGGCCATCGCCGCCGGGACGAGGAAGACGGTGAGCAGGACGGAGCGATTGCGGAGGATCTGGATCAGTTCGCCGCGGGCGATCGCGAGCATGAGGGGTGTCCCTTTCTTGAGAGATGCCGTCGATTCGGCGGTCGGTCAGTCGTCGCCGATGGCGCGGAACACGTCGTCGAGCCGGGTCGGCCCGGCCTCGAGTTCCTGGAGCTCCACCGCGTGCTCCCGTGCCCAGCGGAGCAGGAGGTACAGGTCCCGCTGCCGGTCCGGGGTGCGGATGACGAACCGGCCGTCGTCCTCCCGCGCGGCGGGCAGCGGCAGTCGCACCGCGGGTGTCGCGGCGGGCAGGAGGAAGCTGATGACGGACGGCAGCGTCCGCGTCAGCTCGGCGACCGTCCCCTCCTGGTGGAAGGCGCCCCGGTGCATGAGGCCGACGCGGTCGGCCCGCTGCTGGGCCTCTTCCAGATAGTGCGTGGTCAGGACGATGGTGGCGCCCGCGCTTCGCAGCCGGTCCACGGCGGCCCAGAGGTCGTCGCGGGACTGGATGTCCAGCCCCGTGGTCGGCTCGTCGAGGAAGAGCAGCTCGGGTGAGCCGTACACGGCGGTGGCGAAGTCCAGCCGCCGTTTCTCCCCGCCGGAGAGCTGTGACACCGTGGTGGCGGCCTTGCGCGTGAGGCCCACGACGTCGAGCACACGGTCGACGGTGTCGGCGCGGCCGGTGAGGGCGCCGATCAGCCGGACCGACTCTCGCACGGTGAGGTCGGGGGCGAAGCCGCTCTCCTGGAGCATCACGCCCATCCTGGGCCGCACGGCAGGACGGTCTCGCGGGCTCTGCCCGAACACCCGGACGGTGCCGGACGTGGCCTTCCGATGCCCTTCGATCGTCTCCAGCGTGGAGGTCTTCCCCGCGCCGTTGGTGCCGAGCAGCGCGTACAGCTCGCCGCGTCGCACCTGGAACGAGAGATCACGGACGGCGTGGAAGTCGCCGTACTTCAGATTCAGTCGTTCGACCTCGATGACGGGTGTGGTGGTCATGGATCCCAGTCCAGCCGCCTGCGCGCGTTCTCGGCAGTGTGGTGGTGTCATCGCTCGTGATGACATTCCAGCGGGTAGACACGTGACGTGGCGTCACTGGTGGGTGGATGCGAGGCGGTGAATACTCGCGAGCGGCCGTCCTCCGCCGATGCCGGGGCCGTCCGCGCGGGCGCCCGCCGTGCTGGGCGTCGCGGGCCGCGTGCCCCGGTTCCGGCGGGCGACGGCACTGTCCCGATCCGCAGGCGCCTCGGCCGGAGCGACGCCCACCGCCGTCCGGGCCGGATCGGCGGTCGCGGGCGGGCGGCGCGGTCGCGGGCGGGCGGCGCTGTCGCGGCGGCGGATCCGCTCGTCGCGCCGAACAGCCCGCCGAACCGCCCGGAGGAGGTCCGATGACACCGAGCAACGCCGAGCCGCCCTCGGCCGCGGGCCGCCACGGTGGACCGCGGGCCGACCACGTCGACCCGCCTCGACTCAGACTGCGCAGGCTGAACATCGTCGGGATGCTCGTGATCTTCGGACCCGTCGGCGTGCTGATCGTCGCGTTCTTCTCCCAGACGTGGCTGGACGTCGTGATCCTCGGCGCGGGAGCGATCGCTGGCCTGCTGGGCGCCCTCCGGTGGTCGGTGGAC
This genomic stretch from Actinoalloteichus hoggarensis harbors:
- a CDS encoding NmrA/HSCARG family protein; translated protein: MSESSFVLVTGATGQQGGAAVTALLQSGQQVRALVRDPAAPRAEALAERGVTLVTGDLDDPASLVSALEGARGVFSVQMPNLADLLGDQEVRHATNLAGAAAKAGVEQIVHTSVTGTGTREPFDAERWGAFVTHYWRSKAAAEHAVREAALRRTTFLRPGTFMENLLSEFSFFPDDRDRVLTAVDPEVPQPFVAVADIGSAAAAAFADPERFDGVELELASDRLTYREVAVILSDVLGRSITLPADQSEAEAAGLPPEFARSQQYYSAVTLPAHPDHATALGLPTTSFADWARAAF
- a CDS encoding ABC transporter permease — translated: MLAIARGELIQILRNRSVLLTVFLVPAAMAAFFIYQHDVFEQLGGGLGVIAALLVFYVAGFGLYTTAVTTLASRRQNLFLKRLRSTATGDAGILTGLLIPVTVISLLQAALVLIVLGVVAGAPADVALVVVAVLAVVAMMVGLGLATAGITNSPEHAQVTTLPIGVGTIALASWIGFGGTEELTLLKRLLPGGSAAELVVAGWNGGASPADSLLLLAPTAAWVVISVVLAAMYFRWEPRR
- a CDS encoding ABC transporter ATP-binding protein; this encodes MTTTPVIEVERLNLKYGDFHAVRDLSFQVRRGELYALLGTNGAGKTSTLETIEGHRKATSGTVRVFGQSPRDRPAVRPRMGVMLQESGFAPDLTVRESVRLIGALTGRADTVDRVLDVVGLTRKAATTVSQLSGGEKRRLDFATAVYGSPELLFLDEPTTGLDIQSRDDLWAAVDRLRSAGATIVLTTHYLEEAQQRADRVGLMHRGAFHQEGTVAELTRTLPSVISFLLPAATPAVRLPLPAAREDDGRFVIRTPDRQRDLYLLLRWAREHAVELQELEAGPTRLDDVFRAIGDD
- a CDS encoding family 16 glycoside hydrolase, with protein sequence MRLPVALLAVVLMVGFPAPTMAQPDIPPQEPGVTMRVFDVQVLLEDYCVLKPFQTPNIDKLMPTIDWTTEEDFGIADRFVTEVTGYLHVDAPGTYDFRLTSDDGARLFLGGTEVIDHPGRHGATPKDGSIDLTEGPHALHIDHFDGDFDQRLLLEWQPPGVDGFTVVPNSVLSTDADVTRVTSPGRKECEGVDESPGDGLPLTGVHPNYTLHNLRPEGFEPQVSGIEWLPDDRMAIATWGGSRDSVRGEVYLVDNVVGDTDPSEVTYKKIAEDLQEPMGIKYVDGTLYVSEKNGLTALIDHDGDEVTDEYRTVATWPFGGNYHEFAFGLLYEDGYFYVSLGIAMIPGGSTADPQPVENRGTALKVHKDTGEVTYLAGGLRTPNGLGWGPDGDLFITDNQGDYLPTSKLVHVKQDRFFGHHMNPDGPYDDQPATEPVLWLPHGEISNSPTNPLLVPDGVFEDQMIFGDVTYGGIQRAYLEEIGGEYQGAVFRMTQGLEAGTSRISLGPDGAIYTGGIGSEGNWGQAGKLRHGLQKLTLSGDDAFDILEMRAVDGGFELEYTQPLSEETAQDLASKYAVEQWRYVAAPRYGGPKVDEETLEATSATLSDDRRTVTLAVDGLKPGRVVYVHSPRPFADESGEELWSTEAWYTLNTLPDGTTAPAEYEAESAALSGGADYHDEHAGYSGSGFVYRMWDPGAGVTFAVDAGQEGRHDVALRYANGLNPDHPNPTTKSVSLYLNGEKHKQVWLPHTGAWNQWADHVETLPLREGANTIAFVHDEDDEGHVNFDKLTVTPSERIVLFDGTDLDAWEAVGGGEATWPVADGSMESYGGDIRTRERFGDFRMHAEWYQPHYPPEVTGQARGNSGVYIQERYEIQVLESFGIDPPAADDAGAIYLKKAPDVNAATEPGTWQTYDIEFQAARFDSDGEKIADARVSLWWNGELVHDDVAVDGPTGAGQPETPAQGPIRLQDHGDPGENPRFRDVWIERL
- a CDS encoding GMC family oxidoreductase produces the protein MYDTIIVGAGSAGAAVASRLTEDEQRRVLVLEAGPDYRSAETAADLQSIEPGKIKLALHRAQTHTFPNLVATRSSAQPPLPYIRGRGVGGSSAINGLFAIRADVADLDGWAAAGCTGWGYDDVLPLLTGMENDLDFPDEPYHGSTGPTPVRRPRREDFATVEAAVDTAAERLGHPWAPDHNAPGSTGVSPYAFTSLGERRVSTNDAYLEPARSRPGLHVIGGAVVDRVLLENGRAVGVRAIVDGEVAEFRAAEVVVSAGAVHSPAILQRSGIGPAADLRRLGIDPVVDLPVGHGLQDHPGLVLLIALHGPPDYRGQPERGQLCLRFTTGVGDEVNDAMIALPGAMGIGVPVSGLIGWGNRVTSTGAVRLASTDPTVDPTVDFDMLSTQDDLRRFRAVFDEMRAVARQPELQRIAVAMGFGPEMTLPETEMSDREFAEFALTHVTDTVHASGSCRMGDPNDPEVVVDPAGRVLGVEGLRVADASVFPWATRANTNLTAILVGEKIAASMHVGAAA